A stretch of the Vulcanisaeta souniana JCM 11219 genome encodes the following:
- a CDS encoding winged helix-turn-helix domain-containing protein, producing the protein MTIDFIEDIFSSRVRIRILRTLIKYKEVNITKLSRELGINHKVIEYHIEALKRLGVAEEKRFGRIRIIRLSENDPRVLAIERLFTELEGNNET; encoded by the coding sequence GTGACCATCGACTTCATAGAGGACATATTCTCCTCAAGGGTTAGGATAAGGATACTTAGGACGCTGATTAAGTATAAGGAGGTCAACATAACGAAATTATCAAGGGAGTTGGGGATTAACCATAAGGTCATTGAGTATCACATAGAGGCCCTCAAAAGGCTGGGTGTTGCTGAGGAGAAGAGGTTTGGTAGGATACGAATAATAAGGCTCAGTGAGAATGATCCAAGGGTACTAGCAATTGAAAGACTATTCACAGAGCTCGAGGGAAATAATGAAACTTAA
- a CDS encoding HpcH/HpaI aldolase/citrate lyase family protein produces MLRRSQLFVPGNNERMIRKAALELRPDSVIIDLEDAVPVDEKETARKLIRELLPQLDWDGKELCVRVNDPRTPFFYADIDTVYRIDPVKCIVIPKAEFDLGFVYKATGREIEPLIETAKGLLRIEDVVRSEGVTAVSYGIADFALSVGGSLKAYEPNQVIKTFVVSAARAYGIDPIDRVYFDIKNLEGFRMDCMEAKSLGFVGKQVIHPSQVLVANDVFSPSEEEVNWARRIVEAYEKAVRDGRGAINLDGQLVDYVHYKLAKRVLEFVRQSG; encoded by the coding sequence ATGCTCAGAAGGTCTCAATTATTTGTTCCAGGTAATAATGAGCGCATGATAAGGAAGGCAGCACTGGAATTGAGACCTGACTCTGTGATTATTGACCTTGAAGATGCAGTCCCGGTTGACGAGAAGGAAACTGCCCGTAAATTAATAAGGGAATTATTACCACAACTTGATTGGGATGGTAAGGAACTCTGTGTTAGAGTTAATGACCCAAGGACCCCATTCTTTTACGCGGATATTGATACCGTATATAGGATAGACCCCGTTAAGTGCATTGTGATTCCCAAGGCTGAGTTTGACCTTGGTTTCGTGTATAAGGCTACTGGTAGGGAAATCGAACCTCTTATAGAGACTGCAAAGGGGTTATTAAGGATCGAGGACGTAGTTAGGAGCGAGGGCGTCACTGCAGTGTCATATGGCATTGCTGACTTTGCACTTTCTGTGGGTGGTTCATTAAAGGCCTATGAGCCTAACCAGGTAATAAAGACCTTCGTTGTTTCCGCAGCTAGAGCTTATGGCATTGATCCAATTGACAGGGTATACTTCGACATTAAGAACTTGGAGGGTTTCAGGATGGACTGTATGGAGGCTAAGTCCCTTGGGTTTGTTGGTAAGCAGGTTATTCATCCAAGTCAGGTATTGGTGGCTAACGATGTTTTTTCACCAAGTGAGGAGGAGGTTAATTGGGCCAGGAGGATTGTTGAGGCTTATGAGAAGGCGGTTAGGGATGGCCGTGGGGCGATAAACCTTGACGGTCAATTGGTTGATTATGTGCATTATAAGCTTGCCAAGAGGGTCCTGGAGTTCGTTAGGCAATCTGGTTAA
- a CDS encoding alcohol dehydrogenase catalytic domain-containing protein — MRVLAAVLREFNKPFNIEEFDIGDPSPNDVVVRVRAEGICGRDLVIWKGGFRNLKPPLILGHEIYGEVDGRAVGIFGAIVDGTCPYCRAGKDNLCLNLQFFGENRPGGYAEAVIAPKNNVFELPDSDYIKYAAAVCPLATAIHASKLGNVGPGTRVLVTGAGGGVGMHTIQYLKSLGAYVISITSPGKADLVAKFSDETITDREFSRKVRDVDVVLENVGAATINESLKTLRREGTLILIGNTEGEEIRLARPALTVMREHRIIGSAAYTRGEILKTVELLHKGVVKPIYKTYSFRDVNQAYNDLLNQKVLGRAVLVF; from the coding sequence ATGCGTGTACTAGCCGCGGTTTTAAGGGAGTTCAATAAGCCCTTCAATATTGAGGAGTTTGATATAGGCGACCCAAGTCCTAATGACGTTGTTGTTAGGGTAAGAGCCGAGGGTATTTGCGGGCGCGACTTGGTTATTTGGAAGGGTGGGTTTAGGAACCTAAAACCTCCCCTGATTCTTGGACATGAAATATATGGAGAAGTTGATGGAAGGGCTGTTGGTATATTCGGCGCCATTGTTGATGGTACGTGTCCCTACTGCAGGGCTGGCAAGGACAACCTATGCCTAAACCTTCAGTTCTTTGGCGAGAACAGGCCCGGTGGATACGCCGAGGCCGTAATTGCACCGAAGAATAATGTATTTGAACTACCGGATAGTGATTATATTAAATATGCGGCTGCCGTATGCCCATTGGCCACGGCGATCCATGCCAGCAAGCTTGGCAATGTTGGCCCGGGCACTAGAGTCCTGGTGACTGGAGCCGGAGGTGGAGTCGGCATGCACACAATCCAATATTTAAAGAGTCTTGGTGCATACGTAATATCGATAACATCACCAGGTAAGGCGGACCTTGTTGCTAAGTTCTCCGATGAAACCATTACGGATAGGGAGTTCTCTAGGAAGGTTAGGGATGTTGATGTGGTGCTTGAGAACGTTGGCGCCGCTACTATAAATGAGAGCCTCAAGACACTGAGGCGTGAGGGTACGTTGATTCTCATTGGCAATACTGAGGGTGAGGAGATTAGGCTCGCAAGGCCTGCACTCACTGTAATGAGGGAACATAGGATAATTGGTTCAGCGGCTTACACAAGGGGCGAGATTCTTAAGACTGTTGAGCTTCTCCATAAGGGCGTGGTTAAGCCCATTTACAAGACCTACAGCTTTAGGGATGTTAATCAGGCTTATAATGACTTATTAAACCAGAAGGTGCTAGGTAGGGCCGTATTGGTATTTTAA
- a CDS encoding polyprenol monophosphomannose synthase: protein MDTCVVLPTINEAENLKVLLPRLNDVLTGYDWFMVVVDDGSTDGTQDIVNDFAGSTGRVKLIERGTRLGLGSAIKTGIRACMDMGAKSIVVMDADLQHPPEVVPNLVKSVLGGVDLAIASRYVRGGGIIGWSLKRFIISKGATYLARLLMPWTRSIKDPISGFFAVNADKLKGIIDLLSDSSGYKLILEILTLMHSKYGDSLRVIEVPYTFRNRVYGTSKLGTNELANYAMLVLKLSNYSVLKYLVALLIGSFVGYLVFNFSVSLGTLLSNLLSIESSLITVITIYQLLMWGKPRPQYYASYHLVKYFAILIKLLLYAVALPAFVVLIISGITQLLITLRVIPINPGIVHVS from the coding sequence GTGGATACGTGCGTAGTATTGCCAACAATAAATGAGGCTGAGAATTTGAAGGTTCTCCTGCCTAGATTGAATGATGTATTGACTGGCTATGATTGGTTCATGGTTGTTGTTGATGATGGTAGTACTGATGGAACGCAGGATATTGTCAATGACTTCGCGGGATCAACAGGCAGGGTTAAATTAATAGAAAGGGGGACAAGGCTTGGGTTGGGTAGCGCAATAAAAACTGGCATTAGGGCGTGTATGGACATGGGCGCCAAATCCATAGTGGTGATGGATGCCGACCTACAGCACCCGCCTGAGGTTGTTCCCAATTTAGTGAAGTCTGTGCTTGGTGGCGTTGATCTGGCAATAGCCAGTAGGTATGTTAGGGGCGGTGGGATAATTGGCTGGTCATTAAAGAGATTTATAATCAGTAAGGGGGCTACGTATTTGGCCAGGTTACTAATGCCTTGGACGCGAAGTATTAAGGACCCAATAAGTGGCTTTTTTGCCGTTAATGCTGATAAGTTGAAAGGCATAATCGACCTACTGAGCGATTCCTCTGGCTATAAATTGATCCTTGAAATACTGACACTAATGCATAGTAAGTATGGCGATTCGCTTAGGGTTATTGAAGTACCGTATACCTTCAGGAATAGGGTCTACGGTACAAGTAAGCTGGGTACCAATGAATTGGCTAACTATGCAATGTTGGTACTCAAGCTTAGTAATTATTCCGTGCTTAAATACTTGGTGGCTTTACTTATTGGTTCTTTCGTTGGGTACTTGGTATTCAATTTCTCGGTAAGTCTCGGTACACTCCTCAGCAATCTACTATCAATAGAATCATCCCTAATTACGGTTATAACAATATACCAACTACTAATGTGGGGTAAACCAAGGCCGCAATACTACGCCAGTTATCACTTGGTTAAGTATTTTGCCATACTCATTAAACTACTGCTTTACGCAGTGGCCCTACCTGCGTTTGTCGTACTTATTATATCGGGGATCACCCAATTATTAATTACACTTAGGGTGATACCAATTAACCCAGGCATTGTTCACGTGTCATGA
- a CDS encoding methyltransferase produces MLILLTTVPGIEDLVIEEIKERFGNRVISAEVFGSSRVTGKVLVNINDVSTNDLRQLRTVEHIILVLDSGITSKDINGLRKCIWNLNLDGLPNYYTPNTTIGVTVDRTGTHDYKSPETAALLGERISEFLLSKGIKPIFNLDNADLILRLIIEQDKCILGLSMTRRTLKDRPYRVFNHPASINPILANAMLRTLGPNSLSRVCDVTCGSGTIVIEGALTRQDLSFLCADIDYSYVNGAIMNARNAGVDALIDFVVMDSTRPALREHACHNAVFNPPFGIRIEPMEGIASFYDSLFNSLNHILRNGSSFVLITVRKSIVRRLVKRYGFRLINERVVEQGGIWSSIFKVVKE; encoded by the coding sequence ATGCTAATACTGCTTACGACAGTCCCAGGCATTGAGGATCTCGTCATTGAGGAGATCAAGGAACGCTTCGGTAATAGGGTAATTAGCGCGGAGGTATTCGGAAGCTCCAGGGTTACAGGCAAGGTGCTTGTTAATATCAATGACGTAAGTACCAATGACCTAAGGCAATTAAGGACTGTTGAGCACATTATCCTGGTTCTAGATAGTGGGATCACCAGTAAGGACATCAATGGCCTAAGGAAATGCATTTGGAACCTGAACCTTGATGGACTACCTAATTACTACACGCCCAACACAACAATTGGCGTCACGGTGGATAGGACGGGGACCCATGACTACAAGAGCCCAGAGACGGCGGCATTACTTGGCGAGAGAATTTCAGAATTCCTACTGAGTAAGGGAATTAAGCCCATATTCAATCTTGATAACGCCGATTTAATCCTAAGGCTAATCATTGAACAGGATAAGTGCATACTTGGATTGTCAATGACCCGTAGAACGCTTAAGGATAGACCATATAGGGTGTTCAATCACCCAGCATCAATAAACCCAATACTAGCCAACGCCATGCTAAGAACACTAGGTCCCAATTCACTATCTAGGGTATGCGACGTAACGTGTGGAAGCGGGACAATAGTAATTGAGGGAGCTCTAACGAGGCAGGACTTATCCTTCCTTTGCGCCGACATTGATTATAGTTATGTTAACGGCGCGATCATGAATGCCAGGAATGCCGGCGTCGATGCATTAATAGATTTCGTGGTTATGGACTCCACGAGACCCGCCCTTAGGGAACATGCATGCCATAATGCAGTGTTTAATCCACCCTTTGGCATTCGTATTGAACCCATGGAGGGAATAGCAAGCTTTTATGACTCGTTATTTAATTCACTTAATCACATTCTCAGGAATGGGTCCAGCTTTGTTCTGATCACGGTTAGGAAATCAATAGTGAGGAGGTTGGTTAAGAGGTATGGGTTTAGGTTGATCAACGAGAGGGTTGTTGAGCAGGGTGGTATTTGGAGTTCGATATTTAAGGTTGTTAAGGAATAA
- a CDS encoding DUF2192 domain-containing protein, which produces MSNGLDARQLYKNRIEAATEIWSKIMKNEVSTRNQLEELVYIVYKQKGVEPFRGLSKVRIYDKEIATIYIVGKYGLGILDGELASAFKGIFNVEITCDEIYNFLKGRNFQLSNDDAEQVKKLLDNEALGPGIEERGFRLLRYVFTGTIMRFFPEEDFIGVYRALSMVFPDLAPRFMSYVRFYVAFRVAEDIALGNIKKIEEKKIMKYTHCLRLNLTKCAPHDKLIKEVALRVYKVPRKVLDRLFPNEDQRSFIPKAQ; this is translated from the coding sequence ATGAGTAATGGCTTAGATGCCAGACAGCTGTATAAAAACCGCATTGAGGCTGCCACGGAGATATGGAGCAAGATAATGAAGAATGAGGTTAGTACTAGGAATCAGCTTGAGGAGTTGGTGTACATTGTTTATAAGCAGAAGGGTGTTGAGCCGTTCAGGGGCTTAAGTAAGGTTAGGATTTACGATAAGGAAATAGCCACCATATACATAGTTGGTAAGTATGGGCTCGGCATACTAGACGGCGAGTTGGCGAGTGCCTTCAAGGGCATTTTTAATGTGGAAATAACATGCGACGAAATATACAACTTCCTCAAGGGAAGGAATTTCCAGTTGAGTAATGATGATGCTGAGCAGGTCAAGAAATTGCTTGATAATGAAGCGTTGGGACCGGGTATTGAGGAGAGAGGCTTCAGGCTATTGAGGTACGTATTCACCGGGACCATAATGAGGTTCTTCCCTGAGGAGGACTTCATTGGAGTATATAGGGCATTAAGCATGGTGTTTCCCGACCTCGCCCCTAGGTTCATGAGTTATGTCAGGTTTTACGTGGCTTTCAGGGTAGCCGAGGACATTGCCCTGGGTAATATCAAGAAGATAGAGGAGAAGAAGATAATGAAGTACACCCACTGCCTAAGGCTTAACCTAACCAAGTGCGCACCTCATGATAAGTTAATCAAAGAGGTGGCTCTCAGGGTGTATAAGGTGCCTAGAAAGGTACTTGATAGGTTGTTCCCAAACGAGGACCAGAGATCGTTTATACCAAAGGCCCAGTAG
- a CDS encoding 50S ribosomal protein L16: MPLRPARCYRRLKRPYTRTEYIAGAPYVQIPRFELGNTKPRERARFDHVVELVTEEVGQIRANALEAARQMAYKYLSKYVTDPNFYLKISVYPFNVIRENKMLAMAGADRLQQGMRLSFGVPSGRAVRVLKPGTVIMHVEVEGKNLAHAKEALRRAAAKLPLPTRIVSFPKQSGQVKAEA, from the coding sequence ATGCCACTTAGACCTGCGCGTTGTTATAGGAGGTTGAAGAGACCATATACTAGGACTGAGTATATTGCCGGTGCTCCCTATGTTCAAATACCTAGGTTTGAGCTTGGTAATACGAAGCCCAGGGAGAGGGCTAGGTTTGATCATGTGGTTGAGCTTGTTACTGAGGAGGTTGGTCAGATAAGGGCCAATGCCCTTGAGGCGGCTAGGCAGATGGCGTATAAGTACCTGTCTAAGTACGTCACTGACCCGAACTTCTACCTTAAGATAAGTGTTTACCCGTTTAACGTGATTAGGGAGAACAAGATGTTAGCTATGGCCGGTGCTGATCGTCTTCAGCAGGGTATGAGACTGTCCTTTGGCGTTCCCTCTGGTAGGGCTGTTAGAGTGCTTAAGCCGGGTACTGTGATTATGCATGTGGAGGTTGAGGGTAAGAACCTGGCCCATGCAAAGGAGGCGCTCAGGAGGGCGGCGGCTAAGTTACCATTACCAACACGCATAGTGTCCTTCCCAAAGCAATCGGGACAGGTTAAGGCCGAGGCCTAG
- a CDS encoding winged helix-turn-helix domain-containing protein produces the protein MSSRESRPGLYVLARIIEALVSNGPMKRTRLATVCGLSYDKLERYLNWMIERNLVLIDGDGIVRLTRDDERTYEELVLWIKRYVGSLRISRI, from the coding sequence ATGAGCTCCAGGGAATCCAGGCCTGGTCTGTACGTATTGGCACGCATTATTGAGGCCTTGGTTAGTAATGGGCCTATGAAGAGGACTAGGTTAGCCACGGTCTGTGGATTATCGTATGACAAGTTGGAGAGGTACCTTAATTGGATGATTGAGAGGAACCTGGTTCTCATTGACGGTGATGGTATCGTTAGGCTTACGAGGGATGATGAGAGGACGTATGAGGAATTGGTCCTGTGGATTAAGAGGTATGTTGGTTCGTTGAGGATTAGTAGGATTTAA
- a CDS encoding nascent polypeptide-associated complex protein → MGLNSREVKRLLKRLGIQDLNLEEVSNVTKVVIYLGDGSTIEINKPVVARMKMQGLSIYQVQAVDAETKVVKPQSTTPQQRSSLIMQQTQQPTVAKTPQQYEPSEDDIKLVMEETGCTREEAIKALKETNGDIAEAIIRVQSQRDTK, encoded by the coding sequence GTGGGGTTAAACTCAAGGGAGGTAAAGAGATTGCTTAAGCGATTGGGCATTCAGGATCTGAACCTTGAGGAGGTTAGTAATGTTACCAAGGTGGTTATTTACCTGGGTGATGGTTCCACAATAGAGATCAATAAGCCCGTGGTGGCTAGAATGAAAATGCAGGGGTTATCCATATACCAGGTACAGGCGGTTGATGCGGAGACTAAGGTGGTAAAGCCACAATCCACAACACCACAACAGAGGTCGTCATTAATAATGCAACAAACGCAGCAACCCACGGTGGCTAAGACACCACAACAATACGAACCTAGCGAGGACGATATTAAACTCGTTATGGAAGAAACTGGGTGCACAAGAGAAGAGGCCATTAAGGCTTTGAAGGAGACAAACGGTGATATTGCAGAGGCAATAATCAGGGTACAATCACAAAGAGACACCAAGTAA
- a CDS encoding thioredoxin domain-containing protein, whose product MSSNKNTNRVLLIAVVVLAVALVGVLVYFLVLKSPSTLTVPSSNNNQGATQSSQSTQASMITLAFERGVENWLGLECIYNKYGGNATLNAINDTYKIAYNYLYEYEYTNNITYYIVYPIAQYQYLVSNYANCAVSESDQSLVSTVTSALSNFGTVAMELNMESNIPSNYIGTPLFIVFNRANNITYVIVGASPSVFYAINYSKAGNITTFTYQGHELGYGFKANSTQVAFINELSSSGLGIGNSNANVTVIEYLDPECPACTIFQLEYGGYLDHLIGSGSIYYVIQYFPTHVLDYGCSSPTIEPMLGTICQG is encoded by the coding sequence ATGTCGAGCAACAAAAATACGAATCGGGTATTGCTAATAGCCGTTGTAGTACTTGCAGTGGCGCTTGTCGGCGTACTAGTCTACTTCCTAGTCCTTAAATCGCCATCTACGCTAACAGTACCATCATCAAATAACAACCAGGGAGCAACGCAGTCTTCCCAGTCCACACAAGCATCAATGATCACACTGGCATTTGAGAGGGGTGTTGAGAATTGGCTTGGTTTAGAATGTATTTATAATAAGTATGGTGGTAACGCTACATTGAATGCTATAAATGATACGTATAAGATAGCATATAATTACTTATATGAATATGAGTATACAAATAATATTACTTATTATATAGTGTATCCCATAGCTCAGTATCAGTACCTAGTCAGCAATTACGCTAACTGCGCAGTAAGTGAGAGTGACCAGAGTCTCGTTAGTACCGTCACCAGTGCGTTGAGTAATTTTGGTACTGTAGCCATGGAATTAAACATGGAATCAAACATACCGAGTAATTATATTGGTACCCCCTTGTTCATTGTCTTTAATAGAGCGAATAACATAACTTATGTAATAGTTGGTGCATCGCCATCGGTCTTCTATGCAATTAACTACAGTAAGGCTGGGAACATAACTACATTCACCTACCAAGGCCATGAACTCGGTTATGGATTCAAGGCCAACTCAACCCAGGTGGCCTTTATTAATGAACTGTCATCGAGCGGTTTGGGTATTGGTAACTCAAATGCAAATGTGACTGTTATCGAATACCTAGACCCAGAGTGCCCAGCTTGCACGATCTTCCAGTTGGAGTATGGCGGGTACCTGGACCACCTCATAGGCAGTGGTTCCATATATTACGTAATCCAGTACTTCCCAACCCACGTACTTGATTACGGATGCTCATCACCAACAATAGAACCAATGCTAGGAACAATATGCCAAGGCTGA
- the alaS gene encoding alanine--tRNA ligase, producing MEELRTKLFDRAGFYRKQCPYCKHYFWTLNKEQETCGDQPCTPYLFIGNPPGKFRPESIRDVRERFLGFFEKHGHTRIKRYPVVARWRTDVYLVGASIYDFQPWVTEGIVPPPANPLTLSQPSIRFTDIDKVGRSGRHLTGFEMMAHHAFNYPDKHVYWIDETVEYAHEFFTRELGLRDDEITYKENIWEGGGNAGECLEVLVGGLEVATLVFMHYRTVDGKYVEMPMKIVDTGYGLERIYWLLTGKPTVYDAVFGTFIEKLRGRLGLPKPSDEMLMHMATYFGQLDPEVTSIEKAYEYISSKVGMDVNEVRSILKAQETLYMLGDHGRTLSWMMADGAIPSNSGVGYLGRLLLRRMLRSMYVVGIEMPLTELMSMELEFLRDDYPEVYEERQTIIELVDLEEKKFRELLRQAPGIIDRVVRDRERRTGKRELTVDDLMTLYDSQGLPPEIVREVTSRLGLSVVVPDDFYSRLAARYQRQVGEEKPKVDVNPVEVQDLQQTRELFYENMRLFQFSAKVLRVIRGKYVVLDQTAFYPESGGQVADHGIIRHSRGEARVIDAQRVGPVIVHVIEGEPPMEGETIEGVIDSTRRLDLMRMHTATHILLQSIRRVLGRHVWQSGAEKNVPLSRLDVTHYKLPSRDEIRRIEELANQMVLSNYPVVIRWLGRTDAESRFGVYIYQGGAVPGAKLRIVQVGPDDNPYDVEACGGMHVGSTGEIGMIKIVKVEKIQEGVVRFMFTTGRHALNYIESLEDSISSISELIGKSREEAVKGVKELIEETNKMKSRIRVLTKKAVKGDIADAASREVVANGIGFTYMEYENEDKNYIQEFAKEYLGARPNTVLLIINRVSNGTEYMIYLSPETAKRISIRELMTKINSGVNGKGGGSTTYGQGFTQGKPSIDTFINTIKTALQSL from the coding sequence ATGGAGGAATTAAGAACCAAGCTGTTTGATAGGGCGGGATTCTACAGGAAACAATGCCCATACTGTAAGCATTACTTTTGGACGCTTAATAAGGAGCAAGAGACCTGCGGTGACCAACCATGCACGCCATACCTATTCATAGGCAATCCACCAGGTAAGTTCAGGCCTGAGTCCATTAGGGATGTTAGGGAGAGGTTCCTAGGCTTCTTTGAAAAGCATGGGCACACCAGGATTAAGAGGTATCCTGTGGTTGCGCGTTGGAGGACCGACGTTTACCTAGTCGGTGCCTCGATATATGATTTCCAGCCATGGGTTACCGAGGGTATCGTACCACCACCAGCAAACCCACTGACCCTTTCTCAACCAAGCATTAGGTTTACGGACATTGACAAGGTCGGCCGCAGCGGTAGGCACCTAACTGGTTTTGAGATGATGGCTCACCATGCCTTTAACTATCCTGATAAGCACGTTTACTGGATTGATGAAACCGTTGAGTATGCGCATGAATTCTTCACTAGGGAACTTGGCCTTAGGGATGATGAGATTACGTATAAGGAGAATATCTGGGAGGGCGGTGGCAATGCGGGCGAGTGCCTTGAGGTTCTTGTAGGCGGCCTGGAGGTGGCTACGTTGGTTTTCATGCATTATAGGACTGTTGATGGTAAGTATGTGGAGATGCCCATGAAGATCGTGGACACTGGTTACGGTCTCGAGAGGATCTATTGGCTACTCACGGGTAAGCCCACTGTCTATGATGCAGTATTCGGTACGTTTATTGAAAAACTTAGGGGTAGGCTTGGGCTTCCTAAACCAAGTGATGAAATGTTGATGCACATGGCTACGTACTTTGGGCAACTGGATCCCGAGGTTACGAGCATAGAGAAGGCCTATGAATATATATCCAGTAAGGTTGGTATGGATGTCAATGAGGTCAGGAGCATACTTAAGGCCCAGGAAACCCTTTACATGCTTGGTGATCATGGTAGGACTCTATCATGGATGATGGCTGATGGCGCAATACCAAGTAATTCAGGGGTCGGTTACCTGGGCAGGTTATTGCTTAGGAGGATGCTGAGGAGCATGTACGTGGTTGGCATTGAAATGCCCCTCACTGAATTAATGAGTATGGAGCTTGAATTCCTCAGGGATGATTATCCGGAAGTTTATGAGGAGAGGCAGACGATTATTGAGCTTGTTGATCTTGAGGAGAAGAAGTTCAGGGAATTACTTAGACAAGCACCAGGTATAATTGATAGAGTGGTTAGGGATAGGGAGAGGAGGACGGGTAAGAGGGAGCTCACGGTTGATGACCTCATGACGCTCTATGATTCGCAGGGTCTACCACCGGAGATAGTGCGTGAGGTTACATCAAGACTTGGGTTGAGTGTTGTGGTTCCTGATGATTTCTACTCAAGGCTTGCCGCTAGGTATCAGAGGCAGGTTGGTGAGGAGAAGCCTAAGGTGGATGTAAATCCCGTGGAGGTCCAAGACCTACAGCAGACCAGGGAATTATTCTATGAGAACATGAGGCTGTTTCAATTCAGCGCAAAGGTTCTTAGGGTAATTAGAGGTAAATACGTAGTCCTTGATCAAACGGCCTTTTACCCGGAGAGTGGTGGGCAGGTTGCTGATCACGGCATTATTAGGCATAGTAGGGGTGAGGCTAGAGTGATCGATGCTCAGAGGGTTGGGCCTGTGATTGTGCATGTCATTGAGGGCGAACCACCAATGGAGGGCGAAACCATTGAGGGCGTTATTGATTCTACCCGTAGGCTTGACCTAATGAGGATGCACACAGCGACGCATATACTTCTCCAAAGTATCAGGCGTGTACTTGGTAGGCATGTTTGGCAGTCTGGTGCTGAGAAGAATGTCCCCCTCAGTAGACTCGACGTTACTCACTACAAACTGCCCAGTAGGGATGAGATTAGGAGGATTGAGGAATTGGCAAACCAAATGGTTCTCTCTAACTACCCTGTGGTTATTAGGTGGTTGGGTAGGACTGATGCTGAGTCAAGGTTTGGAGTCTACATATACCAAGGCGGTGCAGTCCCAGGCGCTAAGTTGAGGATTGTCCAGGTTGGGCCTGATGATAATCCATACGACGTGGAGGCTTGTGGCGGCATGCATGTGGGTAGCACCGGTGAGATTGGTATGATTAAGATCGTTAAGGTTGAGAAGATTCAGGAGGGTGTTGTTAGGTTTATGTTCACCACGGGTAGACATGCACTCAATTATATTGAGTCACTTGAGGACTCAATAAGCAGTATTTCAGAACTAATTGGTAAGAGTAGGGAGGAGGCTGTTAAGGGCGTTAAGGAATTGATTGAGGAAACAAACAAGATGAAGAGTAGGATAAGGGTTCTCACCAAGAAGGCTGTTAAGGGCGATATTGCCGATGCAGCAAGTAGGGAGGTTGTGGCAAATGGCATTGGCTTTACATACATGGAGTATGAGAATGAGGATAAGAATTACATACAGGAATTTGCCAAGGAATACCTAGGCGCTAGACCCAACACGGTACTACTGATAATTAACAGGGTAAGTAATGGAACTGAGTATATGATATACCTAAGCCCTGAAACCGCCAAGCGCATAAGCATTAGGGAACTAATGACTAAGATAAACTCGGGCGTCAATGGTAAGGGCGGCGGCTCAACAACCTACGGACAAGGATTCACCCAGGGCAAACCATCAATCGACACATTCATAAACACCATAAAAACTGCACTACAATCATTATAA